In Styela clava chromosome 14, kaStyClav1.hap1.2, whole genome shotgun sequence, the following are encoded in one genomic region:
- the LOC120341481 gene encoding heparan sulfate glucosamine 3-O-sulfotransferase 6-like: MARIRRFLSLLLAVSISATTYISILKWQPNKKNVWNEKLQSLYQDFPFFEPRPTTFESRKREWEHYSDMSKNKTKARRLPDVVGIGVKKCGTDAVISFLRHHPFMKVPDDVETFFFNHKYNKGLNYYRSLMPEVAEHELIMEKTPAYFDCPPVTLPNRLYRDIPHAKLILVVCDPVKRSFSDYAHERARYEISSKNRDVAEFETFDSYLDFYLDRVNRSTSLNTSTTLYNHMSNYYKDHAATLLTTGFYSVFLPRWTELFNSSRLMVISGEDILNNPGVQMERIQDFLGIPKLLREGDFVKNPSNGFFCVRPWWKNYNFTAETNSVAGWEENLSCLSKTKGRTRHKDGGMDANIKHVARLKALFEPFNEELYQMTGIDYNMM, translated from the exons ATGGCTAGAATTAGAAGGTTCTTGAGTTTACTACTGGCTGTTTCAATATCTGCAACGACATACATAAGTATACTTAAATGGCagccaaataaaaaaaatgtttggaatG aaaaactACAATCATTGTACCAAGATTTCCCTTTTTTTGAACCAAGACCAACTACATTTGAATCGAGGAAAAGGGAATGGGAACATTATTCAGATATGTCAAAAAATAAG ACAAAGGCTAGACGACTTCCTGACGTGGTTGGTATTGGAGTAAAGAAATGCGGAACCGATGCAGTGATATCATTTTTACGTCATCATCCGTTCATGAAGGTACCAGATGACGTGGAAACTTTTTTCTTCaatcataaatataataaaggACTGAATTACTACAG GAGCCTCATGCCCGAAGTTGCTGAACATGAGCTGATAATGGAGAAAACTCCCGCATATTTTGATTGTCCACCAGTTACCCTTCCTAACAGACTATATCGGGATATACCACACGCTAAATTAATTTTGGTTGTATGTGATCCTGTGAAGAGGAGCTTCTCGGATTATGCTCACGAG AGGGCGAGATACGAGATATCCTCGAAAAACCGGGACGTGGCAGAATTCGAAACGTTTGACTCGTATTTGGATTTTTATCTCGACAGAGTGAACAGATCCACATCTCTAAACACCTCAACCACACTCTACAATCATATGTCTAATTATTATAAAGATCACGCTGCTACGTTGTTAACAACAGgattttattcagtttttctTCCTCGGTGGACTGAACTGTTCAACTCGTCACGTCTCATGGTTATCAGTGGGGAAGATATTTTGAACAATCCCGGAGTGCAG ATGGAAAGAATACAAGATTTTCTTGGAATACCGAAACTACTTCGTGAAGGTGACTTTGTCAAAAATCCATCAAATGGATTTTTCTGTGTCCGACCTTGGTGGAAGAACTACAACTTTACCGCTGAAACTAACTCTGTTGCCGGATGGGAAGAAAATCTTAGTTGTCTGTCGAAAACCAAAGGTAGAACCCGTCACAAAGACGGTGGGATGGATGCCAACATAAAACATGTAGCCAGGCTAAAGGCGCTTTTCGAGCCTTTCAATGAAGAACTGTACCAGATGACCGGTATTGACTATAACATGATGTAA
- the LOC120340603 gene encoding ubiquitin-protein ligase E3A-like isoform X1 → MDIDGDQPGDRNSEVTSNTEPSNSNGIEANQNCSVSTAAKMSSNSNQTNLKQQAIKRKIEQYFHRLTQGCKRENCTNPNCASNPSWKKLSENDAALKAIKLVREKAEICLLQSEEINSSQSSSSSISAGHNKSENGSTGNVSLSDNMPSAMDTNNKTPSSDVETKPLLSESNMEIIRVEDFKYLTEEMLDDIIKQCKEEEELKNAETGNTDKQDSKDPYLPLFRSITEVFSNMEGLNRSFLLKPDAVSISDDKVLPGDKSEAKKESKDKMEVDSQPVNEKSEPNQSMDITEAVQAEGHMPFMNFLRSLSSEEGDIELLQASNSSAPGGLRRAGGVKKKPLGARPKRNHGHIVVKQPTVDLESIRRVYGKFRGIEKANMALVSSLEFLSLDIEVQLNIMRQLKSSTVNLNVFVIIMENPSLHSPEYLEMSLPSFCGAMAALPIQGQADLARWWSTYDAERLKTMVQCFQQLITFKVLTRKLFNSDSEHLDLHSSDVVTSAVKCLKILYYASLLGGEIDREHDERGSVNNKSSSTLGALSSAMGLDNDDDLDGFDKTQWKEPLSDLLGISGIDSVKPLVPFSEFQNEILNETFDVYNDFTNYLTGKTKSEKFTFMHYPFVVNTVNKTTYLFYDNKIQMLSGRRMMLLSSILHGSAVSPYLRLKIRRDHVIDDALVRLELIAEENPRDLRKQLYVEFEGEQGVDEGGVSKEFFQLVVNQIFNPDYGMFTYNEDTHLFWFSAHSFENKAQFTLIGIVLGLAIYNNCILDIKFPPVVYKKLLGKKGRFEDMKESHPSLYQGLKGLLEYEGNVEEDMMTTFSIGYHDMFGTSRSFELKPDGINIPVTKDNRKEYVELYTNWLLNESIAEQFGAFRHGFELVVAKSPLKNMFRTQELEILVSGSQIYDFNSLESTSDYDGGFTKDSQSVKDFWSVVHEMSEEDKKKLLQFTTGTDRAPVGGLSQLKLVIARNGPDSDRLPTAHTCFNVILLPDYKNRDKLKERLHKAITYAKGFGML, encoded by the exons ATGGATATTGATGGAGACCAGCCTGGGGATAG GAACTCTGAAGTAACATCAAATACAGAGCCATCCAACTCTAACGGTATCgaagcaaatcaaaattgctCTGTGTCGACAGCAGCAAAAATGTCTTCAAACAGCAACCAAACAAATTTGAAGCAACAAGCTATAAAACGAAAAATAGAGCAATATTTTCATAGGCTGACTCAAGGATGCAAAAGAGAAAATTGTACTAATCCAAATTGTGCATCAAATCCTTCGTGGAAAAAGTTATCAGAAAATGATGCCGCACTGAAG GCAATCAAATTGGTTCGTGAAAAGGCTGAAATTTGTTTATTACAAAGTGAAGAAATCAATTCATCACAGAGTTCTTCTTCTTCCATATCTGCTGGGCATAACAAATCTGAAAATGGAAGTACCGGGAATGTGTCGCTATCAGATAATATGCCTAGtgctatggacaccaataataAAACACCTTCATCCGATGTGGAAACAAAGCCACTCTTAAGTGAATCGAATATGGAGATAATTCGAGTGGAGG attttaaatATCTGACAGAAGAAATGCTTGATGATATAATAAAACAATGTAAAGAGGAAGaggaattaaaaaatgcagaAACTGGCAACACTGACAAGCAAGACTCAAAAGATCCATATTTACCTTTATTTAGATCAATTACCGAAGTATTTTCCAACATGGAGGGTCTAAATAG GAGTTTCTTGCTCAAGCCAGATGCAGTTTCAATTTCTGATGACAAAGTCTTGCCTGGTGACAAATCAGAAGCAAAAAAAGAAAGTAAAGATAAAATGGAGGTCGATTCTCAACCTGTCAATGAAAAATCAGAACCTAACCAAAGCATGGATATAACAGAAGCTGTGCAGGCTGAAGGACACATGCCATTTATGAACTTTCTACGTTCACTTTCTTCCGAAGAAGGGGACATTGAACTATTACAAGCCTCAAACAGCTCGGCACCAGGAGGACTACGCCGCGCCGGTGGTGTTAAGAAAAAACCTCTGGGTGCCAGACCAAAAAGAAACCACGGTCATATCGTTGTTAAACAACCTACTGTAGATTTAGAAAGCATTCGACGAGTTTACGGTAAATTCCGTGGCATTGAAAAAGCCAACATGGCGTTAGTAAGCAGTCTAGAATTCTTGTCATTAGATATTGAAGTACAATTGAATATAATGAGGCAACTCAAAAGCTCAACTGTGAATTTAAATGTTTTTGTCATAATAATGGAAAATCCGTCTCTCCATTCACCGGAATATTTAGAAATGTCTCTTCCGAGTTTTTGTGGAGCAATGGCAGCTCTTCCCATACAAGGACAAGCTGACTTAGCGAGGTGGTGGTCAACGTACGACGCCGAACGCCTAAAAACAATGGTTCAATGCTTCCAGCAATTAATAACTTTCAAG gttttgACGCGAAAACTATTCAATTCTGATTCTGAACACTTAGATCTTCACAGTAGTGATGTCGTCACATCAGCAGTAAAATGTCTTAAAATTCTTTACTATGCATCGTTACTCGGTGGTGAAATAGATAGAGAACATGATGAGAGAGGGAGTGTGAACAATAAATCATCCTCTACTCTAGGTGCTTTATCATCTGCTATGGGACTTGATAATG ATGATGACTTGGATGGATTTGATAAAACACAGTGGAAAGAACCATTGAGTGATTTGTTGGGAATATCTGGCATTGACTCTGTTAAACCACTTGTTCCTTTCAGTGAATTTCAAAACGAGATATTAAATGAGACATTTGAT GTATACAATGATTTCACAAACTACTTGACGGGGAAAACAAAGTCTGAAAAGTTTACTTTCATGCATTATCCGTTTGTCGTAAATACAGTCAACAAAACAACTTATCTTTTCTAtgacaataaaatacaaatgttAAG TGGTCGAAGAATGATGTTATTGAGTAGTATACTTCATGGATCTGCCGTCAGTCCGTATCTACGATTGAAAATCAGAAGAGATCATGTGATTGATGATGCTCTTGTCAGA CTTGAGTTGATTGCAGAAGAAAATCCTAGAGATTTAAGAAAACAGTTGTACGTCGAATTTGAAGGTGAACAAGGTGTAGATGAAGGCGGAGTTTCAAAAGAATTTTTTCAACTCGTCgtcaatcaaatttttaatcCTGATTAcg GTATGTTCACGTATAACGAAGACACTCACTTGTTTTGGTTCAGTGCACACTCATTTGAAAACAAAGCACAATTCACGTTAATAGGTATTGTGCTGGGTTTAGCAATTTATAACAACTGCATTCTCGATATAAAATTTCCACCTGTTGTCTATAAAAAACTACTTGGAAAAAAGGGTCGTTTCGAAGATATGAAGGAATCTCATCCG TCATTGTACCAAGGATTGAAAGGTCTTCTTGAATATGAAGGAAATGTCGAAGAAGATATGATGACAACATTTAGTATTGGATATCATGACATGTTTGGCACTTCAAGAAGTTTTGAATTAAAACCAGATGGCATCAACATACCTGTCACAAAAGATAATAGAAAG GAATATGTTGAGTTATATACGAACTGGCTTTTAAACGAATCAATAGCAGAGCAATTCGGTGCTTTTCGACATGGATTTGAACTCGTTGTTGCCAAATCTCCTCTGAAGAATATGTTCAGGACTCAAGAATTGGAAATCTTGGTTAGCGGTAGTCAG ATTTACGACTTCAATTCACTCGAGTCAACTTCAGATTACGATGGTGGGTTCACTAAAGACTCGCAATCAGTGAAAGATTTCTGGTCAGTTGTTCACGAAATGTCTGAAGAAGACAAAAAGAAATTGCTCCAGTTCACAACCGGTACAGATCGTGCACCAGTCGGTGGTCTTTCACAGCTCAAATTG GTTATTGCTCGTAATGGTCCAGATTCTGATCGATTGCCGACAGCTCACACTTGTTTCAATGTTATCTTACTCCCTGATTACAAAAATAGAGATAAACTGAAAGAACGACTTCATAAGGCCATAACTTATGCCAAAGGATTTGGAATGCTATAA
- the LOC120340603 gene encoding ubiquitin-protein ligase E3A-like isoform X2 → MLRNSEVTSNTEPSNSNGIEANQNCSVSTAAKMSSNSNQTNLKQQAIKRKIEQYFHRLTQGCKRENCTNPNCASNPSWKKLSENDAALKAIKLVREKAEICLLQSEEINSSQSSSSSISAGHNKSENGSTGNVSLSDNMPSAMDTNNKTPSSDVETKPLLSESNMEIIRVEDFKYLTEEMLDDIIKQCKEEEELKNAETGNTDKQDSKDPYLPLFRSITEVFSNMEGLNRSFLLKPDAVSISDDKVLPGDKSEAKKESKDKMEVDSQPVNEKSEPNQSMDITEAVQAEGHMPFMNFLRSLSSEEGDIELLQASNSSAPGGLRRAGGVKKKPLGARPKRNHGHIVVKQPTVDLESIRRVYGKFRGIEKANMALVSSLEFLSLDIEVQLNIMRQLKSSTVNLNVFVIIMENPSLHSPEYLEMSLPSFCGAMAALPIQGQADLARWWSTYDAERLKTMVQCFQQLITFKVLTRKLFNSDSEHLDLHSSDVVTSAVKCLKILYYASLLGGEIDREHDERGSVNNKSSSTLGALSSAMGLDNDDDLDGFDKTQWKEPLSDLLGISGIDSVKPLVPFSEFQNEILNETFDVYNDFTNYLTGKTKSEKFTFMHYPFVVNTVNKTTYLFYDNKIQMLSGRRMMLLSSILHGSAVSPYLRLKIRRDHVIDDALVRLELIAEENPRDLRKQLYVEFEGEQGVDEGGVSKEFFQLVVNQIFNPDYGMFTYNEDTHLFWFSAHSFENKAQFTLIGIVLGLAIYNNCILDIKFPPVVYKKLLGKKGRFEDMKESHPSLYQGLKGLLEYEGNVEEDMMTTFSIGYHDMFGTSRSFELKPDGINIPVTKDNRKEYVELYTNWLLNESIAEQFGAFRHGFELVVAKSPLKNMFRTQELEILVSGSQIYDFNSLESTSDYDGGFTKDSQSVKDFWSVVHEMSEEDKKKLLQFTTGTDRAPVGGLSQLKLVIARNGPDSDRLPTAHTCFNVILLPDYKNRDKLKERLHKAITYAKGFGML, encoded by the exons ATGCTGCG GAACTCTGAAGTAACATCAAATACAGAGCCATCCAACTCTAACGGTATCgaagcaaatcaaaattgctCTGTGTCGACAGCAGCAAAAATGTCTTCAAACAGCAACCAAACAAATTTGAAGCAACAAGCTATAAAACGAAAAATAGAGCAATATTTTCATAGGCTGACTCAAGGATGCAAAAGAGAAAATTGTACTAATCCAAATTGTGCATCAAATCCTTCGTGGAAAAAGTTATCAGAAAATGATGCCGCACTGAAG GCAATCAAATTGGTTCGTGAAAAGGCTGAAATTTGTTTATTACAAAGTGAAGAAATCAATTCATCACAGAGTTCTTCTTCTTCCATATCTGCTGGGCATAACAAATCTGAAAATGGAAGTACCGGGAATGTGTCGCTATCAGATAATATGCCTAGtgctatggacaccaataataAAACACCTTCATCCGATGTGGAAACAAAGCCACTCTTAAGTGAATCGAATATGGAGATAATTCGAGTGGAGG attttaaatATCTGACAGAAGAAATGCTTGATGATATAATAAAACAATGTAAAGAGGAAGaggaattaaaaaatgcagaAACTGGCAACACTGACAAGCAAGACTCAAAAGATCCATATTTACCTTTATTTAGATCAATTACCGAAGTATTTTCCAACATGGAGGGTCTAAATAG GAGTTTCTTGCTCAAGCCAGATGCAGTTTCAATTTCTGATGACAAAGTCTTGCCTGGTGACAAATCAGAAGCAAAAAAAGAAAGTAAAGATAAAATGGAGGTCGATTCTCAACCTGTCAATGAAAAATCAGAACCTAACCAAAGCATGGATATAACAGAAGCTGTGCAGGCTGAAGGACACATGCCATTTATGAACTTTCTACGTTCACTTTCTTCCGAAGAAGGGGACATTGAACTATTACAAGCCTCAAACAGCTCGGCACCAGGAGGACTACGCCGCGCCGGTGGTGTTAAGAAAAAACCTCTGGGTGCCAGACCAAAAAGAAACCACGGTCATATCGTTGTTAAACAACCTACTGTAGATTTAGAAAGCATTCGACGAGTTTACGGTAAATTCCGTGGCATTGAAAAAGCCAACATGGCGTTAGTAAGCAGTCTAGAATTCTTGTCATTAGATATTGAAGTACAATTGAATATAATGAGGCAACTCAAAAGCTCAACTGTGAATTTAAATGTTTTTGTCATAATAATGGAAAATCCGTCTCTCCATTCACCGGAATATTTAGAAATGTCTCTTCCGAGTTTTTGTGGAGCAATGGCAGCTCTTCCCATACAAGGACAAGCTGACTTAGCGAGGTGGTGGTCAACGTACGACGCCGAACGCCTAAAAACAATGGTTCAATGCTTCCAGCAATTAATAACTTTCAAG gttttgACGCGAAAACTATTCAATTCTGATTCTGAACACTTAGATCTTCACAGTAGTGATGTCGTCACATCAGCAGTAAAATGTCTTAAAATTCTTTACTATGCATCGTTACTCGGTGGTGAAATAGATAGAGAACATGATGAGAGAGGGAGTGTGAACAATAAATCATCCTCTACTCTAGGTGCTTTATCATCTGCTATGGGACTTGATAATG ATGATGACTTGGATGGATTTGATAAAACACAGTGGAAAGAACCATTGAGTGATTTGTTGGGAATATCTGGCATTGACTCTGTTAAACCACTTGTTCCTTTCAGTGAATTTCAAAACGAGATATTAAATGAGACATTTGAT GTATACAATGATTTCACAAACTACTTGACGGGGAAAACAAAGTCTGAAAAGTTTACTTTCATGCATTATCCGTTTGTCGTAAATACAGTCAACAAAACAACTTATCTTTTCTAtgacaataaaatacaaatgttAAG TGGTCGAAGAATGATGTTATTGAGTAGTATACTTCATGGATCTGCCGTCAGTCCGTATCTACGATTGAAAATCAGAAGAGATCATGTGATTGATGATGCTCTTGTCAGA CTTGAGTTGATTGCAGAAGAAAATCCTAGAGATTTAAGAAAACAGTTGTACGTCGAATTTGAAGGTGAACAAGGTGTAGATGAAGGCGGAGTTTCAAAAGAATTTTTTCAACTCGTCgtcaatcaaatttttaatcCTGATTAcg GTATGTTCACGTATAACGAAGACACTCACTTGTTTTGGTTCAGTGCACACTCATTTGAAAACAAAGCACAATTCACGTTAATAGGTATTGTGCTGGGTTTAGCAATTTATAACAACTGCATTCTCGATATAAAATTTCCACCTGTTGTCTATAAAAAACTACTTGGAAAAAAGGGTCGTTTCGAAGATATGAAGGAATCTCATCCG TCATTGTACCAAGGATTGAAAGGTCTTCTTGAATATGAAGGAAATGTCGAAGAAGATATGATGACAACATTTAGTATTGGATATCATGACATGTTTGGCACTTCAAGAAGTTTTGAATTAAAACCAGATGGCATCAACATACCTGTCACAAAAGATAATAGAAAG GAATATGTTGAGTTATATACGAACTGGCTTTTAAACGAATCAATAGCAGAGCAATTCGGTGCTTTTCGACATGGATTTGAACTCGTTGTTGCCAAATCTCCTCTGAAGAATATGTTCAGGACTCAAGAATTGGAAATCTTGGTTAGCGGTAGTCAG ATTTACGACTTCAATTCACTCGAGTCAACTTCAGATTACGATGGTGGGTTCACTAAAGACTCGCAATCAGTGAAAGATTTCTGGTCAGTTGTTCACGAAATGTCTGAAGAAGACAAAAAGAAATTGCTCCAGTTCACAACCGGTACAGATCGTGCACCAGTCGGTGGTCTTTCACAGCTCAAATTG GTTATTGCTCGTAATGGTCCAGATTCTGATCGATTGCCGACAGCTCACACTTGTTTCAATGTTATCTTACTCCCTGATTACAAAAATAGAGATAAACTGAAAGAACGACTTCATAAGGCCATAACTTATGCCAAAGGATTTGGAATGCTATAA
- the LOC120341483 gene encoding histone H2A-like encodes MSGRGKGSKNKTKSKTRSSRAGLQFPVGRVHRLLRKGNYAERVGAGAPVYLAAVLEYLSAEVLELAGNAARDNKKSRIIPRHLQLAIRNDEELNKLLGGVTISQGGVIPNIQSVLLPKKTGNKPMSQSI; translated from the coding sequence ATGTCTGGAAGAGGCAAGGGCAGCAAGAATAAGACTAAATCTAAAACAAGATCATCTCGAGCTGGGCTGCAATTTCCTGTGGGACGAGTACATCGGCTTCTAAGAAAAGGCAATTATGCTGAGCGTGTCGGAGCAGGTGCACCAGTATACCTCGCAGCCGTATTAGAGTACCTCAGTGCTGAAGTACTTGAATTAGCGGGAAATGCTGCCAGAGATAATAAAAAGAGCCGAATAATACCTCGTCACTTACAGCTTGCCATTAGAAACGACGAAGAATTAAATAAGCTACTTGGAGGAGTAACAATATCCCAAGGAGGTGTGATACCAAATATTCAATCCGTGCTTTTACCGAAAAAGACTGGAAACAAACCAATGTCGCAAAGCATTTAA